The genome window CGGTGAGCAGGAAGACGCCGACCAGCAGCGCGACCATGAACAGCATCAGCAACACGGTGTCGGTGGAAAAGAACGTGGTTCCGAAAAACGTGAACTGCCGAGCCGGCAGATCGAGCAGGATGATCGGTTTGCCGCTCATGCGGATCCACGGAATCGCGGTGAACACGACGATGAGGAACCACGCGGCCGCAAGACGCGCGCGGTAAAAACGACCGGTCGCGAGCTTCGGCCGCAGCCAACGGCGCGATCCGTCGGCATTGAGCGTGGGGAGAACGGGCTCGTCGGGAATGGGGGCGATGACGTGACTCATGACGAAAGTCCTTCGCGCGCGGCTCGATAATTCGCCGCATGCGCCGATCATTGCGGAGAGCGGTTCCTACCGCCCCCACGCGCATCTCAAAGGTCTTCGCGGCCGATTCACAACGGATCGGCTGCCGATTTGCGCTCAGCCCTGCCCCGGCGCGGGAGCGGCAGGCGCCTCGGGCGTGGGCGCGGGAGCGGCGGGAGGCGCGGCGGCTCCCGTGGGCGCCGCGCCGCCGGTCTTCTCGGCCTTGATCCCGTCGATCGTCCAAAGATCGCCCTGTGGCTCTTTCGGCGTTGCGGCCTTCGTTCCACGCAGAGTCCGGATGTAGGCGGCGAGTTGCATGATCTCGTTGTCGTTGAGCTGTCCCTTCCACGGGATCATCCCCTTGGCGGGAACACCTTCCGTGATGACTTTCACGAGATCCGTGAGTTTCGCGCCGTGAATCCAGTAGTCGTCGGTGAAGTTCGGGCCGATCAGACCGCCGCCGTCGGGTCCGTGGCACGCGAGGCATTTCCCGAGGTAGATGTCTTTCGTTTGCGCCATCAGCGCCGCGTCGGTGGTCATCGCGAAGATCGACTCCTCGCTCATCTCCGTCTTCGGCGCGCCTTGGGCGACCTCGGCCTTCTTCTCTTCGTCGGCCTTCACCGAAGCCGCGTACGTGTCGAGTTCCGACTTCCCGCCGCCGCCCATGTGGTAGAAAATCCAGTAGCCGATCGAGAACACGATGGTGACGATAAACAGCCAGTTCCACCAACCCGGCTGCGGGTTGTCGTACTCCTCGATCCCGTCGTAACTGTGATCCGACAATTGCCCGTGATCGTCCGCCATGGTCAATCCCTCCTCAGCCGTTTCGGCTGTGCGTATTCGTGGGTTGCGTTTCGTCGTCCAGCGGAAGGGACCGGGCCCGGTCCCACTCCGGCTTGTTCCGTCGGGCGAAGACGTAAACCGTCACGCCCGCGAAGATGACGAGGAACATCACGAGGGCGATCTGCGCCCAGTGGCTCAGGTTCATGTGCCCCATGATGTCCGAAAGGCTCATGACGCCCTCTCGATAGCCGCGATCAGGGCCGCGCCGCGGCAACGGCCGGCGGCGCTTTCTTGATGTCGGTTCCGAGACGCTGCAGATAGGCGACGAGTGCGACGATCTGCTTGTCCGCGAGGTCCTTCGGTCCGCCCGAAGCCTCCACGTCGCCGGCGATGCCCTGCGCCTGCGTCTTCGCAGCCTCGATGGCCTGCGTGATCGCCGCTTCGTCGTAGGGCACGCCCACGGTGCGCAGCGCCTTCAGTCGCGCCGGAATCGAATCGAAGTCGGCGTTCTTCGTGAACAGCCACGGATACGGCGGCATGATCGATTTCGGCGTCGTGGACGTCGGATCCATCATGTGGCGCACGTGCCACAGGTTCGGGTACTTGCCGCCGACGCGATGAAGATCGAGACCGATGCGTCGCGACCCCCACAGGAAGGGATGGTCGTACACGAACTCGCCCGGCTTGCTGTATTCGCCGTAGCGTTCGGTTTCGGATCGGATCGGCCGCACCATCTGCGAATGGCAGTTCACGCACCCCTCGGCGATGTACACGTCGCGGCCCAGCACCTCGAGCGGCGAGTACGGCGTGACCGTCGCGATCGTCGGGATGTTACTCTTGATGAGGAAGGTCGGGACGATCTCGAACAGCGACGCCACGATCACCGCGACCGCGGTCATGACCGAGAAGGTCAACGGCAGGCGTTCCCAGCGGCGGTGCCACCCGAGGCCGGCGATCCGCCCGATCGCGGAACCGACGTTCGACTTCGCCGGGGCAACCTCGTAGTCCGCGGCCAGTGCGAGCGCTTCGATCACCGGCACGTCGTAGGTCGCGGGCCGCATTTTCCAGGTCAGGAGGACGTTGATGAACGCCATGACCATGCCGACGAAATAGAGCGTTCCGCCAAGGATCCGCACCCAATACATCGGAATGAGGCGCACGACGGTCTCGACGAAGTCGGGATACGCGAGTCGGCCGGCGTCGTCGAACGCGCGCCACATGAGGCCCTGCGTGATGCCGGCGAAATAGATCGCCACGATGTAGAACAGAATTCCGACCGTGCCGATCCAGAAGTGGTACTCGGCCCATTTGCG of Deltaproteobacteria bacterium contains these proteins:
- a CDS encoding c-type cytochrome — its product is MADDHGQLSDHSYDGIEEYDNPQPGWWNWLFIVTIVFSIGYWIFYHMGGGGKSELDTYAASVKADEEKKAEVAQGAPKTEMSEESIFAMTTDAALMAQTKDIYLGKCLACHGPDGGGLIGPNFTDDYWIHGAKLTDLVKVITEGVPAKGMIPWKGQLNDNEIMQLAAYIRTLRGTKAATPKEPQGDLWTIDGIKAEKTGGAAPTGAAAPPAAPAPTPEAPAAPAPGQG
- a CDS encoding cbb3-type cytochrome c oxidase subunit 3, translating into MSLSDIMGHMNLSHWAQIALVMFLVIFAGVTVYVFARRNKPEWDRARSLPLDDETQPTNTHSRNG